In Geobacillus kaustophilus, a genomic segment contains:
- a CDS encoding ATP-binding protein has translation MLISNGVKFCEKKNFTEDHYKCLVDYNPHLVLSADLKGEIVSINPKAMEILHVHQDAPLTSLYDLFYEHDDEKIDECLRKVEKGQSCFFKASVKTSREERVVMEFTFIPIVEEKDVIGLFVVGKDITELIKYQERIKKVQRDLWNAMCQQQGMIFKFVKRGESFIHTLCGGELLNDFGIDPKQVLGKRLHDFLPEPIADQKEQYYRYTWETGETLYYEGNINGIDYLVSLRPIKKDGKVIEVVGSAIDITERKMMEQEMLRAKEEAERANQAKSNLISRMSHEIRTPLNGVLGFAQLLEMDPSLNGRQREFVQEILGGARHLLNLINEMLDLARIETGRLPLTYDVVHPDDIIKESIKLVKPLANKKNIDIQARSSFSEQVYLYTDATRVRQVLLNLLDNAIKYNRDGGTVLIEGKYDQEKVVIHVKDNGIGIPDEEQENIFEPFYRIKGTHVDGNGIGLAFVKQIIRLLGGTIEVKSKLGVGSDFSFSLPAVSYFHGWPHSSRNKSVNQERLLKLGNKKILYIEDHISNLKLLEHILKPFPNLLLTFACNGGEGLQKAISGWFDLILIDIHLPDISGYTVLEMLQSDERTKHIPMIALSANAVPKEIERALKAGFTDYMTKPLEVNVFLEKLIKIWEEKRPH, from the coding sequence TTGCTTATCTCGAACGGCGTGAAGTTTTGCGAAAAAAAAAACTTTACTGAAGATCATTACAAATGTTTAGTCGATTACAATCCGCATCTTGTGTTGTCTGCTGACCTTAAGGGAGAAATTGTAAGCATCAATCCAAAGGCGATGGAGATCCTGCATGTTCATCAAGATGCACCGTTGACCAGTTTATACGACCTATTTTATGAGCATGATGATGAAAAAATTGATGAATGTTTAAGAAAAGTAGAAAAAGGTCAATCGTGCTTCTTTAAGGCTTCAGTGAAAACGTCTCGGGAAGAAAGAGTTGTCATGGAGTTTACTTTTATTCCGATAGTGGAAGAGAAAGATGTCATAGGGTTGTTTGTGGTGGGAAAAGATATTACAGAGCTAATAAAATATCAGGAGCGCATCAAAAAAGTGCAACGAGATTTATGGAATGCCATGTGCCAGCAGCAAGGCATGATTTTTAAATTTGTGAAAAGAGGGGAAAGTTTTATTCATACGTTATGCGGAGGGGAATTACTCAATGATTTCGGCATAGATCCTAAACAAGTGCTAGGTAAGAGATTACATGATTTTTTACCGGAGCCTATTGCCGATCAAAAAGAACAATATTATCGGTATACATGGGAAACCGGGGAAACATTGTACTATGAGGGGAATATAAACGGGATTGATTATTTAGTCAGTTTACGTCCCATAAAAAAAGATGGCAAAGTGATTGAGGTTGTCGGCTCGGCGATTGATATTACAGAAAGAAAAATGATGGAACAGGAGATGTTGCGGGCAAAAGAGGAGGCAGAAAGAGCCAATCAAGCAAAATCCAACTTAATTTCGCGCATGAGCCACGAAATTCGAACGCCATTGAACGGAGTGCTAGGGTTCGCCCAATTGTTGGAGATGGACCCTTCCTTAAACGGCCGGCAGCGGGAGTTTGTGCAAGAAATATTGGGAGGTGCCCGCCATTTATTAAATTTAATCAACGAAATGTTAGACTTGGCAAGGATCGAAACAGGAAGGCTACCCTTAACTTATGATGTAGTCCATCCGGACGACATTATTAAAGAAAGCATTAAATTAGTCAAACCGTTAGCCAATAAGAAAAACATCGACATTCAAGCTCGATCGAGCTTTAGTGAACAAGTGTATTTATACACAGATGCGACGAGAGTGAGACAAGTATTATTAAACTTGCTTGACAATGCCATTAAATACAATCGTGATGGCGGCACCGTCCTCATTGAAGGGAAATATGATCAGGAAAAAGTGGTTATACATGTAAAAGATAATGGGATAGGCATCCCGGATGAAGAACAAGAAAATATCTTTGAACCATTTTATCGCATAAAAGGCACTCATGTCGACGGCAATGGCATTGGGCTCGCTTTTGTTAAGCAGATTATCCGTCTTTTGGGCGGCACGATTGAGGTGAAAAGCAAGTTGGGCGTGGGAAGCGACTTTTCGTTCAGCCTTCCGGCTGTCAGTTATTTTCACGGCTGGCCGCATTCATCACGAAACAAATCGGTGAATCAGGAGAGGTTATTGAAGCTCGGAAATAAAAAAATTTTATACATCGAAGATCATATATCCAACTTGAAACTGTTGGAGCATATATTGAAGCCGTTTCCCAATCTTTTGTTAACGTTTGCCTGCAATGGCGGCGAAGGTTTGCAAAAGGCTATCAGTGGCTGGTTTGATTTGATTCTCATCGATATTCATCTCCCAGATATAAGCGGATATACGGTGTTGGAAATGTTGCAAAGCGATGAACGAACAAAGCATATTCCGATGATTGCGCTCAGTGCCAATGCGGTACCAAAAGAGATTGAAAGGGCTTTAAAAGCAGGATTTACGGATTACATGACAAAACCGTTGGAGGTAAACGTGTTTCTTGAAAAACTAATAAAAATATGGGAGGAAAAGCGCCCTCATTAA
- a CDS encoding EAL domain-containing protein: protein MIPVSIREIIDKRQFEHVYQPLWDLFNWSIFGYESLLRVKGINNVEHLFQKAREEGCLYELDFALLESSIFQFPFLENKGRLLFLNVYPSTILHHEFKPFLNRVIERFPYIKNRIVFELNETKEEEDIWGDGELKARIKLMREYGFYIAVDDVGKGTSALQKIIELQPDYVKLDRYYAQELAADEEKQKMVSLFLRYCDRQMALVLEGIEKEVDLAQAKLLKVPAAQGYLLGKPDKLT, encoded by the coding sequence GTGATCCCAGTCTCTATCAGAGAAATAATCGACAAACGACAGTTTGAACATGTGTACCAGCCGCTGTGGGACTTGTTTAACTGGAGCATCTTTGGATATGAATCGCTGTTGCGGGTAAAGGGGATCAATAACGTTGAGCATCTCTTTCAAAAGGCTCGGGAGGAAGGATGTTTATACGAACTCGATTTCGCACTGCTGGAAAGTTCCATCTTTCAGTTTCCTTTTTTGGAGAATAAGGGAAGGCTGCTTTTTTTAAATGTATATCCCTCCACGATTTTGCACCATGAGTTTAAACCGTTTTTGAACAGAGTGATCGAACGCTTCCCATATATCAAAAACCGAATCGTGTTTGAATTGAACGAAACAAAAGAAGAGGAGGACATATGGGGAGACGGCGAGTTAAAAGCAAGGATAAAGTTGATGAGGGAGTACGGATTTTACATTGCCGTTGATGATGTTGGCAAAGGGACATCGGCCTTGCAAAAAATTATTGAATTACAGCCGGATTATGTAAAGTTGGATCGATATTATGCCCAAGAATTAGCGGCCGATGAAGAAAAACAAAAAATGGTGAGTTTGTTTTTGAGATATTGCGATCGCCAAATGGCGCTCGTTTTAGAAGGGATAGAGAAAGAAGTGGATCTCGCTCAAGCAAAGCTGCTGAAAGTGCCAGCAGCGCAAGGGTATCTTTTAGGCAAACCGGATAAGTTAACATAA